Within the Camelus dromedarius isolate mCamDro1 chromosome 2, mCamDro1.pat, whole genome shotgun sequence genome, the region AAGCCTGCATGATTTAactatttgtttttccctttttgcaAAACTAAATAAAGACAAATTGTCAAATATGAATCAGCGCTCACTAAGATAAGCACTACACACTTCTGGCTATAAGCACACTTgcaattcatttttatgtttgaaaGAGTAGCACTGTAAACAAGCTTGAGTTTCAAAGAGAGTAACTCTTTGAACCCCCAACAAGACTTTATAAAGAAAGATCTGGAAGAATAACACCTCATACTGAGCAGTGATTTCCTCTGAGGATGGGAATTTGGGGATTTGGGTTTGGGAATGAGAGGTTCACAGGGATCAAAGGAGACTTTAGCCTTATgaataatatattcttttaaaagaatgtgtatttgcTATTTGGGTatctaaaacttaatttttaaaaaaggagacaaaatacCACCCATGCATTAGATTCTAATACTGTACTTCGAACTTAATATTTTCTaaagcattttatatttgttttctacaATATgggaaaggaaattttatttttcatctgttgtAAAATTTTAGCTTTTCTTCAGCAAGGCCTCCATAGAGTTGTCTTAAGAAAACTAAGAGCACAGTCAAGGAACTCTTTATCCTAGGACCGTATCAGACCTCTGCTTGGAGGTACAGACCTACggaaaatcaaaaagatacacTGTCAGCTCTAAAACTTCTGTCACCTAAGGTGATGATCATTGGATCATTTATGTTCATTAGAAGGACTCAAAAGAACAAGTTAAATGCTGTTATTGCTTTGGTGGTTTCAAATCCTGCTGAAGTAAACCCAGTTACTTCAgtaataatttttcagtcatcctTTGTTAGCCACTGGTCAGCATTCCTAAAATAACTCATGGTATAAAGACAGACAATGTAGAAATCAAGGCACTGTAATTAATTACTCTTCCccaaatgtatataatataggCCATTCAGAGCATGCTATCCCGAACTCCTCAGTATTCTACAACATAGAAttagaaaactaacatttattgatagATTTAAGGTGTAATACAGGTTTCCAAAAGTGTGGCAGTGAGAATACCAgcataaaaaagagaaacttgTGCTAAAAACAACCTGAATTCACCATTGGCAATATTACATAACAATCAAGGCCCTCACATACTAATGATTTCCACTTTGTCTATATTGCCAACCTCCCATGcatcaaaaaaacacaaaactaacATTATCAAACTTGGGAAGCAATAAAGTACTTTCGGAATTTTAAGATCATAATATTAGGAGAGTTTGGGAGATTTGCAAAATATACCCTAATCATCCATGTGTACAATCTCATTTCTAGTCATTTTTGCAGTGATCATTAGTAAATAAAGAACAGATTTACAAGATTATAGCAGGGCATCTGAGTTCAACACAAAACTGTTACAAACTTTAGGCGAATACATGTTTCATAAGACACTGCTAACACTTagaggaattaaataaaattccaaaactTGGAAAGCAAATAAAGACAAGACAACTAAGAAGCATTTTCCACCATTTACTCTTGTTATCAAAAATAGTTCAACTCttcttgcaaaacaaaaacaaaatagtacATACTGGACACATACATCACATTTTTCTTCCTATGGCTttagcccacccccaccccaccaagagagaccaaaaaaaaaaaaaaaaaaaaaaaaaaaagcccaacaacaacaacgaaaacAACTCTACCTGACCACATTCACAGAAAATGACACCAAGATACACTACAAAACAGAAGGAGGTGTCATCTGCTCTGTGTCGAAAGGTTTCTTCTCCATGTCTTGTACTAGGTGAGTAACCATCATTGAACATGCTGTGTGCCAAATCAAAACAACTTCAACATATGTCAGATCTCAGGAGAGATGGTGAACGTagtagaaactgaaatttttccagcagtatttttttctttaaataagcacTGTCAAAGCAGCAACTCTTCTTTTAAATCATAAGGTCATTTCTTTACAACAACCTAGTCAGTCCTTGTTTTATCTGGGCTGTGCTCTTTCAAGCAACTGACTAGATTTCCCTTCAACAGAATGTTTGTGACTCACTTGTCTTCCCCATAAAAATTACAGGGAAGAAGTGCATTTAAAATGAAACGGTTTTGTGCTTTACATGCAAAAGAGTATTCTAAAGAAAATCCTCCTAGCCTCAAACCTACTTAAATGCACAGGCTTCATAAAAGGCATTTTTATTAGACCTCCATAAAGAAGCCTCCACAACAAATAGcaccctaaaaaaaaagaaaagaaaaaagagcatattcaaaataaaatctgtggCAAACCATTAGAGGaaacaaaaaatcaaagaagTGGCCAATAGCAATAGGTATAATGCATAAATCTGGATAAGTTTTGGAGCAtcattccaaaattttaaataaatcccAATTTctaagtaaaacattttttataatttttaaaaaattctgtcatATACTATAGTCTAAATTCAATTATCTTCAGAATAAAACTGCTCTTCTCCACTTCATTTATCAATTAGAACATTGCTCAAAGTGATGGaagcatttagttttttttttcctagaaaggaGTCAGACTTAACTAAAAATGGGCATCAACTCAGAAGTTCTGCGGCATAAACAGCTAAACATCTGCAGTCtgacagaatttcagtttgttcactttttaaaagacagatttcTTCAACATTCTAATGAGGGGcaaattttctttcataataCTGCTGATTTAAGAACTGCTACATACACCAGTAGCCAATTTTCATGATCAGAAATGGTATTATGTCACCACAAAGGTTGAGCTGGACCCATGAGCTTTTCAACAGGAGAAACATCAGTGGCAATGTGAAGGTAGCACTGAGGCTCCTGAACAAACTAATGGCTACTTTTTCAGAAAATACGAGCACAATCTTTATGGCATGACTAGATACCACTTCCTTACATTTAATCATAAACTTTGATTATGCACAAAGCATGACCATAAACAATGAGGTTAATGTTATTCTCCTTGCCAAAGTTCATTTTGTATAAATCAGTTGCATCAGCATTTGTTCTCAAACTATGAGGTTCTGTAAGAACTAAGGACATATAGTTGTAGGGTTACTCCTCCATTATCTGCAAACTATTTCCCCGACACTAACACATATAACTTAGCAATGAAAACACTTGATACAAGTGATCTATATGCAGGAGCTCCGGCAAGTTAAACCAACAAAACCATAGCTGCCGTAAAACTGTAGCTATTTCCCTACCAGAGGTAGGTTTAAAGACCCACTGATTTAACAGTCGAATCTCATGTCTATAGCTTCATCCAAACTTTTATCATCATGTGTACTGGCAGCTAAAAACGTCGTTACTGGGGACCCTGTGACATTAATTACACTGGTGCTGGTACTAGCATTGCGCACAGCGATGCTAGTCACATTAATGCCCAAAGTGAGCCTGGTCTGCTCCAAGGCCTTTTCTGGCACGGCAAATGCCTCCAGCTTCTTCTCCCCATTGGCCATATAGGAGTTTTGGCAGCCACGACATATACAATCTAAGCAGGCTTTGCGGTTAGAGTAGCAGGGGCAGCGCTGGCCACGGCAGGTAAGAACACTTGGATTCTGAGTAGCACGCCCACATTTACACCCTTTCTTTTCCTGGGGTTTTTTATACACAGTCTTGGTAGGACTTCCTGGCATAAAATGATGACTAGGAATCTTTTCCTTTACTGTCTTGTCTTTTTTAAGAATACCTGGCTTGGTTTTAGAGTGAGATTTCTTGGATCCATGTTCATGACTCTTTTTCATGCTTTTAGTAGATAAAAGTACAGTTTTGCTGATTTTGGGTGTCGTGCCTCCATTGGGAACAGTTGCTATAGGCTGAAGAGAAATTTTGCTCTCTCGTTTCACTGTCACAGGAGCAGATGCCCCCAACGTTGGGCCTCGGATAATGGTAGAAATTGGAAGTGGCTGAACTTTCTCACTGTCACTTTCTGATCTGGATCGTTTTCTATTCAATTTTGCTACTTTCGGAGTTGCTGCTGTACATGATAACCCATGAAGTGCAGGACTGGTAGACATAAAAACGTTATGGCTAAGAGACTGGGAAGAGAGCTGCAGAAAAGGTCCATTGGATACAGTGGCCTCCAGGTTGGGCTGCAAATTAGGACAACAAACTTCTGTATTTGAAACAGTTTCTAAGCTGCGGAGTACTTCCTCAACACTCAGTAACAGAGAGTCACCAGGTTTTATATCTTCACTGAAACTGCAGATATCAATGCCTGTGGAGCATAAGTCAGTGGCTACCGTGTCACAGACAGGTGGCAAACTGTCAGACAGATCCTCAGTTTTTATGTCAACAGTGTTACATACATCAATCGTATTTGGATGTTCAGGTGAAGGAATATTTATACCAAATCTATCTATTGAAAGCCCATTGTAAGTAGGCAAACCATTGATAACAGAACTGCCAATAGCAATGCTGAGGGTGCTTTCAGATATTGGAGATAAACTTGCTTGAGGATCAGTTGTGGATTCTGAGGTTGAAGGTAAAGGGGAATGTGTCAAACACAAAGTAAAGGATGAATCTGAGGGTTTTTCCGTCTCCTCACAAAACAATGATCCATCATTAAGCAAAGCCAGAATATCAGAAGAACAGTCGACTGCTTCTATTATATCCCGTGCCAATGTAGTCTGTGTTATATATTCACATAGTTTTTTGTAGCAGTTCACTAGGATGCTTAACTGCTTGTTTTCCTCAAACTGCTCATAGTCTTTACACCAGCTACATGAAGGTTTCATCATCATTTTCTTGCCTTTACAACTTTTGCAGACATAGTGTTGGCAGGTGGAGTTGGTGGGTGCAATAGGATCTTGTAGCAAATGTCCtaagagggaaaagaggaggaaagcaaagattttagtaaaataaattcataatttcATACACTAAAGTTGAGATTATAGGTAATCTATTAAAGTTAAGATGGGTTAAACTCACCAGACCAAATAATAGAACATGAATCttataggaaacagaaaaatactcaGTAGCTCATTTCACTTCCGTGCCATATTCCCTATTTCTTTATCTCAAACACAATCTTCCTCGAGTCTGTGTTTCTCTCCTAAAACAGTATGTTCTGGTCCACTTTCTTATTCTCTTCTCCAAAGGCTAAAAAGAGGTGGAGGTCAGTCATCAAAAACACAAACTAGGCCTAAAACACATGGAACCTCAACTTAACACAACATGATAATGCTGCAACATATTGAACAAAATTGTACTGACTGTtagacactggaaaaaaaaaatgactgagagAGATTTAGTCCCTGTCCCCATTAAACATCAATTGAGGGCATTAATAACTCAGTACAAAGGCATCTTCACAGAAAAAAGTACAATTTCAAACCATTTACTGTATATATGTACTAATCATAAACTAAGGAAAGATCAAAATGTagttatgatgaaaaagaactatgttcatttattaaaaaaggaaatactacTAAACTCAAATTCTTTCAGAGGAAATCAAAATATAATGACAATCAAAAAAGAATTATGTTTAAGTGTatcaaaagaacaacaacaacaacaaaaaaaaaaaacggcaTAATACTGGACTCAAATTCTTCTGACAGAATACAAAATGACCATGGTCATAAAACACAAGTGTCCTAATTATAGCAATACAGTGTAACAGTGAAAATGATCCCCTAACTTGACATAACTCCTAAATTATAAACGATCTATATACatgaaacagaaaagggaaagcaACTAGATCCACATCTACCCTTATTCCTCAGAAGCAACTGCTCCTTGGTTCTCAATGCAGAATAAATAGTAATTAACTAAGCGTAGCACCTATTTTCTCATATATATTACGTAATTTAAGACTCAGGCACGTGAGAGAAAGTACTTCTGGCTATAATGAAATCAGCAAATCCTCTCCCAATAAAGCAACTGTAAACCtgaaaatttttgaaagagaGTCCTTTTCACAACCAAAGACACAAAACCATCCGAGAAGcatttatgtctaaaaaacagaatttcaggTAAGGACACTGTGGGGACCTGTGGTGTTCTGCTCTGGCGCTGCTCAGTACTCCCCTACCATCCAGCTCCATCAGCGTTACCCTGGTGAGGACTAGAAGCTGCTGTGATGGAAGAGGGCTCATTCCATTTAGCACAACAGATGATGCACAAGCCGAGAAGCATTAGCATTGGAAGTGACTTCACAGAAGCTGGCCAGATGGGGAGAACAAACAGCTCAGCTCTTACTAGCTCTGACAAGCTCAGGTTAGACAGAGAGGCCTCAAACAAGATGACAATTTTCCCCCACGTTGACCTAtaaattcaatgtaatccctatgaGAATCTCAGGTGGCTTTTTCTAAGAAATTGACagaatgattctaaaattcatatggaatcagaGAGGACC harbors:
- the MSL2 gene encoding E3 ubiquitin-protein ligase MSL2 encodes the protein MNPVNATALYISASRLVLNYDPGDPKAFTEINRLLPYFRQSLSCCVCGHLLQDPIAPTNSTCQHYVCKSCKGKKMMMKPSCSWCKDYEQFEENKQLSILVNCYKKLCEYITQTTLARDIIEAVDCSSDILALLNDGSLFCEETEKPSDSSFTLCLTHSPLPSTSESTTDPQASLSPISESTLSIAIGSSVINGLPTYNGLSIDRFGINIPSPEHPNTIDVCNTVDIKTEDLSDSLPPVCDTVATDLCSTGIDICSFSEDIKPGDSLLLSVEEVLRSLETVSNTEVCCPNLQPNLEATVSNGPFLQLSSQSLSHNVFMSTSPALHGLSCTAATPKVAKLNRKRSRSESDSEKVQPLPISTIIRGPTLGASAPVTVKRESKISLQPIATVPNGGTTPKISKTVLLSTKSMKKSHEHGSKKSHSKTKPGILKKDKTVKEKIPSHHFMPGSPTKTVYKKPQEKKGCKCGRATQNPSVLTCRGQRCPCYSNRKACLDCICRGCQNSYMANGEKKLEAFAVPEKALEQTRLTLGINVTSIAVRNASTSTSVINVTGSPVTTFLAASTHDDKSLDEAIDMRFDC